The proteins below come from a single Solea senegalensis isolate Sse05_10M unplaced genomic scaffold, IFAPA_SoseM_1 scf7180000014070, whole genome shotgun sequence genomic window:
- the LOC122760819 gene encoding complement C3-like isoform X2: MKVMSAPNMLHVETTENIFVECQDCTGGDIQVYINVRNHPTKARKLVTTSVTLNSANHFQAFGQIKIPAEEFSRDPTVKQYVNLQAQFPDYLLEKVVLVSFQSGHIFIETDKSLYTPGSKVLYRMFAVTPRMEPIESDGNNHEDSSIDIEIMTPEGITLPVESVPPKSGIHAGVFPLGEVISLGVWKVVAKFHKNPQQSYTAEFEVKEYVSFRFPALPSFEVKLMPESSFFYKDSPELTVNIKATYLSGEDVSGTAQGIFGVVLEGQKRSFPDSVQRVAVENGAGVVKLTREHITQTFQNIDNLVGSSIFVAVSVLAESGSEMVEAELRGIQIVTYPYTIHFKRTPKYFKPGMPIDVSIKVVNPDETPAQGVAVVVSPGDVRALTAADGLAKLPINTEARASDLRITAKTSDPRISPERQASATMVALPYKSISNSYIHIDIGVYTAELELGDNLKINLYLNRPSNQDTDITYLILSRGQLIQHGRYRTRGQVMISPIVPITKDMLPSFRIIAYYHPNDNEVVSDSVWLDVKDSCMGSLRLETSRPAASFEPRRMFGLKVTGDPGATVLLFDNKLNNQHRLTQKKVWDIVEKYDTGCTPGGGKDGMNVFYDAGLLFESSTASGTPYRQERKCPAPSRRRQTTSLSELEDDSYMDSNEIVSRTQFPESWLWTDIVLPSCPQHTPNCATSSLMKNFPLPDSITTWQFIGISLSRTHGICVSEPLEVIVRKDFFIDLILPYSAVRGEELQIKAILHNYTPDLITVRVDLVETEHVCSAASKHSLYRQKVRVGPLSTRSVPFIIIPMTYGQFSIEVKAAVKDSSLSDGVMKMLRVMPEGVLIKSVQTIILDPTHKGGKQEVILNSGIPMKDWVPNTPTSTQISVTGSEVGPLVENVISGKLMGSLIQQPHGCGEQNLARMSLPVITTMYLDKTNQWETVGFQKRNEALQHIKTGYKNELTFQKQDGSFAVWTRTKSSTWLTAYVVKVFAMSSNLVEMQKNAICDAVKFLILKAQQPDGMFREVRRVIHREMISDMRGSDSDASMTAFCLIAMQESRKLCADTVSSLPGSIDKAVAYLEKRLPRLTNPYAVTMSSYALANQDKLNREILYKFASPELSHWNVPKGRDYTLEATAYALLALVKAKAFEDARPIVRWFNKQQQDGGGYGSTQATMIVYQAVAEYWASAQEPEYDLNVDIHLPGRPKPEKINFNRNNHHTTRTSKFNDINQDVKVTATGTGEATLKMVSQYYALPTENESDCQKFNLSVELIPEKMYEDEVIYKLRIEVLYKDKDHDATMSILDIGLLTGFTVNTNDLDLLAKGRARTIAKYEMDTVLSERGSLIIYLDKVSHTRSEEITFRIHQTLKVGVMQPAAVSVYEYYDQTQCVKFYHPERNDGQLLRLCRNEECTCAEENCSMQKKGKISSDLRTAKPCESTPDTKIDFVYKVRVEEFTDGLSTDIYTMRIMEVIKEGNYDVGPQGKLRAFLSYPHCREALDLGKGKTYLIMGTSEDIHKDQSYQYVLGERTWIEYWPTDAECQKDEHRPTCLGLEEMATRYTLFGCLL, encoded by the exons at GAAGGTGATGTCTGCCCCAAACATGTTGCATGTGGAAACGACAGAGAACATCTTTGTGGAGTGTCAAGACTGTACAGGGGGAGACATACAGGTTTACATCAACGTGAGGAACCATCCAACCAAGGCCAGGAAGCTGGTGACCACATCTGTGACCCTTAACAGTGCAAATCACTTCCAGGCATTCGGTCAAATAAAG ATCCCCGCTGAAGAGTTTAGCAGGGATCCCACTGTGAAGCAGTATGTCAACCTGCAAGCTCAGTTTCCTGACTACCTGCTGGAGAAAGTCGTCCTTGTGTCCTTCCAGTCCGGCCACATCTTCATCGAGACTGACAAGAGCCTCTACACCCCCGGCAGTAAAG TTCTTTACAGGATGTTTGCAGTGACACCTCGCATGGAGCCCATTGAGAGTGATGGAAACAATCATGAGGATTCTTCCATTGACATTGAGATTATG accCCTGAAGGAATCACTTTACCTGTTGAGTCAGTCCCTCCAAAATCAGGGATCCACGCTGGTGTTTTCCCACTTGGTGAAGTTATCag tctTGGAGTCTGGAAAGTGGTGGCCAAATTCCACAAGAACCCACAGCAGAGCTACACTGCAGAGTTTGAGGTCAAGGAATATG TTTCATTTAGATTTCCAGCGCTGCCGAGTTTTGAGGTGAAGTTGATGCCTGAGAGCTCCTTCTTCTATAAGGACAGTCCAGAGCTCACTGTCAACATCAAAGCTac GTATCTGTCTGGTGAAGATGTGTCTGGCACAGCACAAGGGATATTTGGGGTTGTGCTTGAAGGTCAGAAGAGGAGCTTTCCAGACTCTGTTCAGAGAGTAGCG gTTGAAAATGGTGCTGGAGTGGTCAAACTGACGAGGGAACACATCACACAGACCTTCCAAAATATCGACAACCTTGTGGGGAGTTCCATATTTGTAGCAGTCAGTGTGCTGGCAGAGAGTG GTAGTGAAATGGTGGAGGCAGAGTTGAGAGGCATCCAGATCGTTACATACCCCTACACCATTCACTTCAAGAGAACGCCCAAATATTTCAAACCAGGAATGCCTATCGATGTTTCG ATTAAAGTTGTGAATCCAGATGAAACTCCAGCACAAGGTGTTGCTGTGGTGGTGAGTCCAGGTGATGTGAGGGCTTTGACTGCAGCTGATGGCCTTGCAAAGCTTCCCATCAATACAGAGGCACGAGCATCAGATCTGAGAATCACT GCAAAGACCAGTGATCCTCGTATTTCACCAGAAAGACAAGCATCAGCCACCATGGTAGCTCTTCCATATAAAAGCATAAGCAACAGCTACATCCACATCGACATAG GTGTGTATACAGCAGAGCTTGAGTTAGGAGACAATCTGAAGATCAACCTCTACTTGAACAGGCCGTCAAATCAAGACACTGATATCACATACCTG ATCCTGAGCAGAGGTCAGTTGATCCAACATGGCCGTTACAGGACAAGAGGACAAGTAATGATTTCGCCTATCGTTCCCATCACCAAAGACATGCTGCCATCATTCCGCATCATAGCCTACTACCATCCAAATGACAATGAAGTGGTATCAGACTCTGTCTGGTTGGATGTCAAGGACTCCTGCATGGGCTCG CTGAGGTTAGAAACATCGAGACCTGCTGCGTCCTTTGAGCCTCGAAGGATGTTTGGTCTGAAGGTTACTGGAGATCCAGGAGCCACAGTTCTACTATTTGACAATAAGTTGAATAACCAACACCGCCTCACCCAGAAAAag GTGTGGGACATTGTGGAGAAATATGACACAGGCTGCACCCCTGGTGGAGGAAAGGATGGTATGAATGTGTTCTACGATGCTGGGCTGTTGTTTGAGTCCAGCACAGCTTCTGGAACTCCTTACAGACAAG AACGAAAATGTCCAGCCCCCAGCAGGAGAAGACAAACCACCAGCTTAA GTGAGCTTGAAGACGACAGTTACATGGACAGCAATGAGATAGTGTCTCGCACTCAGTTCCCTGAAAGTTGGCTGTGGACAGACATCGTTCTGCCCTCTTGTCCTCAACACACACCCAACTG tGCAACCTCATCATTGATGAAAAACTTTCCTTTACCAGACTCAATCACAACCTGGCAGTTCATTGGCATTAGTCTGTCAAGAACCCACG GAATCTGTGTCAGTGAGCCGTTAGAAGTGATTGTTAGGAAGGACTTCTTCATTGACCTTATACTGCCCTACTCTGCTGTCCGTGGAGAGGAGCTACAAATTAAGGCAATCCTCCACAACTACACCCCCGATCTTATCACT GTGCGTGTGGATCTGGTTGAGACGGAGCATGTGTGCAGTGCAGCATCTAAACATTCACTATATCGTCAGAAGGTCAGAGTCGGGCCCCTGAGTACACGATCAGTTCCCTTCATCATTATACCCATGACGTACGGACAATTCAGCATTGAGGTCAAAGCAGCCGTGAAGGACTCGTCGCTCAGTGATGGAGTCATGAAGATGCTGCGGGTGATG cctGAAGGTGTACTTATTAAGTCTGTACAGACTATAATTCTAGACCCTACACACAAAG GAGGTAAACAAGAAGTCATCCTCAATAGTGGAATTCCAATGAAAGACTGGGTTCCTAACACACCTACAAGCACACAGATTTCTGTGACAG GGAGTGAAGTTGGTCCATTGGTGGAAAATGTGATTAGTGGGAAATTGATGGGCTCATTGATCCAGCAGCCACACGGCTGTGGAGAGCAGAACCTGGCCCGCATGAGTCTACCTGTCATCACAACCATGTATTTGGACAAAACTAACCAGTGGGAAACTGTGGGCTTTCAGAAACGAAATGAAGCCCTCCAGCATATCAAGACTG GCTACAAGAATGAGCTCACCTTCCAGAAACAAGATGGATCTTTTGCAGTGTGGACCAGGACTAAAAGTAGCACCTG GCTCACAGCTTATGTGGTCAAGGTGTTTGCCATGTCCTCCAACCTGGTGGAAATGCAGAAGAATGCAATCTGTGACGCTGTCAAGTTTCTGATTCTCAAGGCACAGCAACCTGATGGCATGTTCAGAGAAGTCAGAAGGGTGATCCACAGAGAGATGATT agtgaTATGCGAGGCTCAGATTCAGATGCCTCCATGACGGCCTTCTGCCTCATCGCCATGCAGGAGTCACGCAAGCTATGTGCTGACACAGTTAGT AGTCTGCCTGGAAGTATTGACAAAGCCGTGGCCTACCTGGAGAAGCGTTTGCCCAGACTCACCAACCCATATGCTGTAACCATGTCATCATACGCTCTGGCCAACCAAGACAAACTGAACAGAGAGATCCTGTACAAGTTTGCTTCCCCAG AGTTGTCCCACTGGAATGTTCCTAAAGGACGTGATTATACATTAGAGGCCACAGCTTATGCTCTTCTTGCTCTGGTCAAAGCCAAG GCCTTTGAAGATGCTAGACCTATTGTGAGATGGttcaacaaacagcagcaggatggTGGAGGCTATGGCTCAACTCAG gCTACGATGATAGTGTACCAGGCTGTAGCAGAATACTGGGCCAGTGCTCAAGAACCAGAGTATGATCTGAATGTGGACATCCATTTGCCTGGCAGGCCCAAGCCAGAGAAGATCAACTTCAACAGGAACAATCACCACACGACCAGAACATCAAAA TTCAATGATATAAACCAGGATGTTAAAGTGACTGCGACAGGAACTGGAGAAGCAACACTGAAG ATGGTGTCACAGTATTACGCTCTGCCGACTGAAAACGAGAGTGACTGTCAGAAGTTTAACTTGTCAGTGGAGCTTATTCCAG AGAAAATGTATGAGGATGAGGTGATATACAAACTGAGAATAGAAGTCTT ATATAAGGACAAGGATCACGATGCAACTATGTCAATCTTGGATATTGGCTTACTAACCGGCTTCACTGTCAACACAAATGACCTGGACTTA TTGGCCAAAGGACGCGCCCGTACCATTGCAAAATATGAGATGGACACAGTTCTGTCAGAGAGAGGTTCACTGATCATCTACCTGGACAAG GTTTCTCACACACGATCAGAGGAGATCACTTTTAGGATCCACCAGACTCTGAAAGTGGGCGTCATGCAACCAGCGGCTGTATCTGTCTATGAATATTATGACC AAACACAATGTGTGAAATTCTACCATCCAGAGAGGAACGATGGGCAGCTGCTGAGGCTCTGTAGAAATGAAGAATGCACATGTGCTGAAG AGAACTGCAGCATGCAGAAGAAGGGTAAAATCAGCAGTGATTTACGCACAGCTAAACCCTGTGAGAGTACACCTGACACCAAAATAGATTTTG TTTACAAAGTGAGAGTGGAAGAATTCACAGATGGTTTGTCCACTGATATTTACACAATGCGGATAATGGAAGTGATCAAAGAAG gAAATTATGACGTTGGTCCCCAGGGTAAACTACGTGCATTCCTCAGTTACCCTCACTGCAGGGAGGCTTTAGATCTGGGTAAAGGGAAAACGTATCTCATCATGGGCACATCAGAGGATATTCACAAGGACCAATc GTATCAGTATGTGCTCGGTGAGAGAACCTGGATCGAGTACTGGCCCACAGACGCAGAGTGTCAAAAGGATGAACACAGGCCAACATGTTTGGGCTTGGAGGAGATGGCCACGCGGTACACTCTCTTTGGATGTCTACTCTAG
- the LOC122760819 gene encoding complement C3-like isoform X1: MKVMSAPNMLHVETTENIFVECQDCTGGDIQVYINVRNHPTKARKLVTTSVTLNSANHFQAFGQIKIPAEEFSRDPTVKQYVNLQAQFPDYLLEKVVLVSFQSGHIFIETDKSLYTPGSKVLYRMFAVTPRMEPIESDGNNHEDSSIDIEIMTPEGITLPVESVPPKSGIHAGVFPLGEVISLGVWKVVAKFHKNPQQSYTAEFEVKEYVSFRFPALPSFEVKLMPESSFFYKDSPELTVNIKATYLSGEDVSGTAQGIFGVVLEGQKRSFPDSVQRVAVENGAGVVKLTREHITQTFQNIDNLVGSSIFVAVSVLAESGSEMVEAELRGIQIVTYPYTIHFKRTPKYFKPGMPIDVSIKVVNPDETPAQGVAVVVSPGDVRALTAADGLAKLPINTEARASDLRITAKTSDPRISPERQASATMVALPYKSISNSYIHIDIGVYTAELELGDNLKINLYLNRPSNQDTDITYLILSRGQLIQHGRYRTRGQVMISPIVPITKDMLPSFRIIAYYHPNDNEVVSDSVWLDVKDSCMGSLRLETSRPAASFEPRRMFGLKVTGDPGATVLLFDNKLNNQHRLTQKKVWDIVEKYDTGCTPGGGKDGMNVFYDAGLLFESSTASGTPYRQERKCPAPSRRRQTTSLSELEDDSYMDSNEIVSRTQFPESWLWTDIVLPSCPQHTPNCATSSLMKNFPLPDSITTWQFIGISLSRTHGICVSEPLEVIVRKDFFIDLILPYSAVRGEELQIKAILHNYTPDLITVRVDLVETEHVCSAASKHSLYRQKVRVGPLSTRSVPFIIIPMTYGQFSIEVKAAVKDSSLSDGVMKMLRVMPEGVLIKSVQTIILDPTHKGTGGKQEVILNSGIPMKDWVPNTPTSTQISVTGSEVGPLVENVISGKLMGSLIQQPHGCGEQNLARMSLPVITTMYLDKTNQWETVGFQKRNEALQHIKTGYKNELTFQKQDGSFAVWTRTKSSTWLTAYVVKVFAMSSNLVEMQKNAICDAVKFLILKAQQPDGMFREVRRVIHREMISDMRGSDSDASMTAFCLIAMQESRKLCADTVSSLPGSIDKAVAYLEKRLPRLTNPYAVTMSSYALANQDKLNREILYKFASPELSHWNVPKGRDYTLEATAYALLALVKAKAFEDARPIVRWFNKQQQDGGGYGSTQATMIVYQAVAEYWASAQEPEYDLNVDIHLPGRPKPEKINFNRNNHHTTRTSKFNDINQDVKVTATGTGEATLKMVSQYYALPTENESDCQKFNLSVELIPEKMYEDEVIYKLRIEVLYKDKDHDATMSILDIGLLTGFTVNTNDLDLLAKGRARTIAKYEMDTVLSERGSLIIYLDKVSHTRSEEITFRIHQTLKVGVMQPAAVSVYEYYDQTQCVKFYHPERNDGQLLRLCRNEECTCAEENCSMQKKGKISSDLRTAKPCESTPDTKIDFVYKVRVEEFTDGLSTDIYTMRIMEVIKEGNYDVGPQGKLRAFLSYPHCREALDLGKGKTYLIMGTSEDIHKDQSYQYVLGERTWIEYWPTDAECQKDEHRPTCLGLEEMATRYTLFGCLL; encoded by the exons at GAAGGTGATGTCTGCCCCAAACATGTTGCATGTGGAAACGACAGAGAACATCTTTGTGGAGTGTCAAGACTGTACAGGGGGAGACATACAGGTTTACATCAACGTGAGGAACCATCCAACCAAGGCCAGGAAGCTGGTGACCACATCTGTGACCCTTAACAGTGCAAATCACTTCCAGGCATTCGGTCAAATAAAG ATCCCCGCTGAAGAGTTTAGCAGGGATCCCACTGTGAAGCAGTATGTCAACCTGCAAGCTCAGTTTCCTGACTACCTGCTGGAGAAAGTCGTCCTTGTGTCCTTCCAGTCCGGCCACATCTTCATCGAGACTGACAAGAGCCTCTACACCCCCGGCAGTAAAG TTCTTTACAGGATGTTTGCAGTGACACCTCGCATGGAGCCCATTGAGAGTGATGGAAACAATCATGAGGATTCTTCCATTGACATTGAGATTATG accCCTGAAGGAATCACTTTACCTGTTGAGTCAGTCCCTCCAAAATCAGGGATCCACGCTGGTGTTTTCCCACTTGGTGAAGTTATCag tctTGGAGTCTGGAAAGTGGTGGCCAAATTCCACAAGAACCCACAGCAGAGCTACACTGCAGAGTTTGAGGTCAAGGAATATG TTTCATTTAGATTTCCAGCGCTGCCGAGTTTTGAGGTGAAGTTGATGCCTGAGAGCTCCTTCTTCTATAAGGACAGTCCAGAGCTCACTGTCAACATCAAAGCTac GTATCTGTCTGGTGAAGATGTGTCTGGCACAGCACAAGGGATATTTGGGGTTGTGCTTGAAGGTCAGAAGAGGAGCTTTCCAGACTCTGTTCAGAGAGTAGCG gTTGAAAATGGTGCTGGAGTGGTCAAACTGACGAGGGAACACATCACACAGACCTTCCAAAATATCGACAACCTTGTGGGGAGTTCCATATTTGTAGCAGTCAGTGTGCTGGCAGAGAGTG GTAGTGAAATGGTGGAGGCAGAGTTGAGAGGCATCCAGATCGTTACATACCCCTACACCATTCACTTCAAGAGAACGCCCAAATATTTCAAACCAGGAATGCCTATCGATGTTTCG ATTAAAGTTGTGAATCCAGATGAAACTCCAGCACAAGGTGTTGCTGTGGTGGTGAGTCCAGGTGATGTGAGGGCTTTGACTGCAGCTGATGGCCTTGCAAAGCTTCCCATCAATACAGAGGCACGAGCATCAGATCTGAGAATCACT GCAAAGACCAGTGATCCTCGTATTTCACCAGAAAGACAAGCATCAGCCACCATGGTAGCTCTTCCATATAAAAGCATAAGCAACAGCTACATCCACATCGACATAG GTGTGTATACAGCAGAGCTTGAGTTAGGAGACAATCTGAAGATCAACCTCTACTTGAACAGGCCGTCAAATCAAGACACTGATATCACATACCTG ATCCTGAGCAGAGGTCAGTTGATCCAACATGGCCGTTACAGGACAAGAGGACAAGTAATGATTTCGCCTATCGTTCCCATCACCAAAGACATGCTGCCATCATTCCGCATCATAGCCTACTACCATCCAAATGACAATGAAGTGGTATCAGACTCTGTCTGGTTGGATGTCAAGGACTCCTGCATGGGCTCG CTGAGGTTAGAAACATCGAGACCTGCTGCGTCCTTTGAGCCTCGAAGGATGTTTGGTCTGAAGGTTACTGGAGATCCAGGAGCCACAGTTCTACTATTTGACAATAAGTTGAATAACCAACACCGCCTCACCCAGAAAAag GTGTGGGACATTGTGGAGAAATATGACACAGGCTGCACCCCTGGTGGAGGAAAGGATGGTATGAATGTGTTCTACGATGCTGGGCTGTTGTTTGAGTCCAGCACAGCTTCTGGAACTCCTTACAGACAAG AACGAAAATGTCCAGCCCCCAGCAGGAGAAGACAAACCACCAGCTTAA GTGAGCTTGAAGACGACAGTTACATGGACAGCAATGAGATAGTGTCTCGCACTCAGTTCCCTGAAAGTTGGCTGTGGACAGACATCGTTCTGCCCTCTTGTCCTCAACACACACCCAACTG tGCAACCTCATCATTGATGAAAAACTTTCCTTTACCAGACTCAATCACAACCTGGCAGTTCATTGGCATTAGTCTGTCAAGAACCCACG GAATCTGTGTCAGTGAGCCGTTAGAAGTGATTGTTAGGAAGGACTTCTTCATTGACCTTATACTGCCCTACTCTGCTGTCCGTGGAGAGGAGCTACAAATTAAGGCAATCCTCCACAACTACACCCCCGATCTTATCACT GTGCGTGTGGATCTGGTTGAGACGGAGCATGTGTGCAGTGCAGCATCTAAACATTCACTATATCGTCAGAAGGTCAGAGTCGGGCCCCTGAGTACACGATCAGTTCCCTTCATCATTATACCCATGACGTACGGACAATTCAGCATTGAGGTCAAAGCAGCCGTGAAGGACTCGTCGCTCAGTGATGGAGTCATGAAGATGCTGCGGGTGATG cctGAAGGTGTACTTATTAAGTCTGTACAGACTATAATTCTAGACCCTACACACAAAGGTACCG GAGGTAAACAAGAAGTCATCCTCAATAGTGGAATTCCAATGAAAGACTGGGTTCCTAACACACCTACAAGCACACAGATTTCTGTGACAG GGAGTGAAGTTGGTCCATTGGTGGAAAATGTGATTAGTGGGAAATTGATGGGCTCATTGATCCAGCAGCCACACGGCTGTGGAGAGCAGAACCTGGCCCGCATGAGTCTACCTGTCATCACAACCATGTATTTGGACAAAACTAACCAGTGGGAAACTGTGGGCTTTCAGAAACGAAATGAAGCCCTCCAGCATATCAAGACTG GCTACAAGAATGAGCTCACCTTCCAGAAACAAGATGGATCTTTTGCAGTGTGGACCAGGACTAAAAGTAGCACCTG GCTCACAGCTTATGTGGTCAAGGTGTTTGCCATGTCCTCCAACCTGGTGGAAATGCAGAAGAATGCAATCTGTGACGCTGTCAAGTTTCTGATTCTCAAGGCACAGCAACCTGATGGCATGTTCAGAGAAGTCAGAAGGGTGATCCACAGAGAGATGATT agtgaTATGCGAGGCTCAGATTCAGATGCCTCCATGACGGCCTTCTGCCTCATCGCCATGCAGGAGTCACGCAAGCTATGTGCTGACACAGTTAGT AGTCTGCCTGGAAGTATTGACAAAGCCGTGGCCTACCTGGAGAAGCGTTTGCCCAGACTCACCAACCCATATGCTGTAACCATGTCATCATACGCTCTGGCCAACCAAGACAAACTGAACAGAGAGATCCTGTACAAGTTTGCTTCCCCAG AGTTGTCCCACTGGAATGTTCCTAAAGGACGTGATTATACATTAGAGGCCACAGCTTATGCTCTTCTTGCTCTGGTCAAAGCCAAG GCCTTTGAAGATGCTAGACCTATTGTGAGATGGttcaacaaacagcagcaggatggTGGAGGCTATGGCTCAACTCAG gCTACGATGATAGTGTACCAGGCTGTAGCAGAATACTGGGCCAGTGCTCAAGAACCAGAGTATGATCTGAATGTGGACATCCATTTGCCTGGCAGGCCCAAGCCAGAGAAGATCAACTTCAACAGGAACAATCACCACACGACCAGAACATCAAAA TTCAATGATATAAACCAGGATGTTAAAGTGACTGCGACAGGAACTGGAGAAGCAACACTGAAG ATGGTGTCACAGTATTACGCTCTGCCGACTGAAAACGAGAGTGACTGTCAGAAGTTTAACTTGTCAGTGGAGCTTATTCCAG AGAAAATGTATGAGGATGAGGTGATATACAAACTGAGAATAGAAGTCTT ATATAAGGACAAGGATCACGATGCAACTATGTCAATCTTGGATATTGGCTTACTAACCGGCTTCACTGTCAACACAAATGACCTGGACTTA TTGGCCAAAGGACGCGCCCGTACCATTGCAAAATATGAGATGGACACAGTTCTGTCAGAGAGAGGTTCACTGATCATCTACCTGGACAAG GTTTCTCACACACGATCAGAGGAGATCACTTTTAGGATCCACCAGACTCTGAAAGTGGGCGTCATGCAACCAGCGGCTGTATCTGTCTATGAATATTATGACC AAACACAATGTGTGAAATTCTACCATCCAGAGAGGAACGATGGGCAGCTGCTGAGGCTCTGTAGAAATGAAGAATGCACATGTGCTGAAG AGAACTGCAGCATGCAGAAGAAGGGTAAAATCAGCAGTGATTTACGCACAGCTAAACCCTGTGAGAGTACACCTGACACCAAAATAGATTTTG TTTACAAAGTGAGAGTGGAAGAATTCACAGATGGTTTGTCCACTGATATTTACACAATGCGGATAATGGAAGTGATCAAAGAAG gAAATTATGACGTTGGTCCCCAGGGTAAACTACGTGCATTCCTCAGTTACCCTCACTGCAGGGAGGCTTTAGATCTGGGTAAAGGGAAAACGTATCTCATCATGGGCACATCAGAGGATATTCACAAGGACCAATc GTATCAGTATGTGCTCGGTGAGAGAACCTGGATCGAGTACTGGCCCACAGACGCAGAGTGTCAAAAGGATGAACACAGGCCAACATGTTTGGGCTTGGAGGAGATGGCCACGCGGTACACTCTCTTTGGATGTCTACTCTAG